In Spirosoma pollinicola, the genomic window CATTCAACACCGTTAGCGCACAGCCATACACCTATCTCGATCTGAATCAGACAGTTACCAGTTCGGGCAATCGAACAACGGTGCCTCAAAATGCCTTCACTAACATGGGCCTGGAGTTCGACTGGAAACATCAGTTTGCTCGCAAAGGCCGGGAGTTGAGCCTAGTTACTTCCTATAGCCGCAACCACTTTTCCAACGCGGCCGATTGGTTGACAACGGCCCTGGATGCCGGCGGAAATTCGCAATCAGGCTTCCCGGAACGGGACAAAATTACGGGCCGCACCAATGGCAATCAGATTATTGCCCAGTTAGATTATACGCATCCGCTGGGCGACTCGGCCAAGCTTGAAATGGGACTTCGAAGTTACACCTTCGTTCGCGACCAGCAGTATTTCTTCAATAAACTTAACAACGATACACAAGCGTATCAACTGCTCCCGAGTTACTCGCAGGATGCGCGGATTGCCGAAACCGTCAATGCGATTTATGCGCTGTACACGCGTCAGTTTCGCCGGAATATTAGTTTACAGGCAGGTCTGCGGTTGGAACAATCGAGTTTGCACGGTACCTCCCGGCTCGATACAACGACCTTTGGCTATAACTACCCGTCTGCCAACGGCCAGAATCTGTTTCAGTCGCTGTTTCCTTCATTCGCGCTCTCCAAAAAGCTGAACGAAACCGATGAGATCGGTATTAATTTAAGTCGTAAAGTAGGTAGACCAAATTTCCGGCAACTATTTATTGGCATTCAGTCCAACGACCGTCAGAACATCACGATTGGTAACCCTGCCCTTCGTCCCGAGTTCGTCAATACTGCTGAAGTTAATTACAACAAGAGTTTCGGGAGCGTAAGCTGGCTGGCCACAGCCTACTATATTTACGAAGATCACACCATAAAACCCTTCACTCAGCCATCATCAACCGACTCGTCGGTACTGGTAACCACGTTCGTTAACGTAAAAGCCGACATTCGCTATGGTTTTGACAACACGCTGAAGTTCAACATCGGGCCAAATCTGAGTGCAGTAGCGAACATCAATGTATTCAATGTAATTCTGCAATCAGTCAATTTACAGAACCAGTTGGTCTCTTACAATGCCAAGCTGAATTTAACCTACCGCTTACCGGCCAACATATCAGCGCAACTAACAGGTACCAACGACGGCAAGGCTCCGTCGTTGCAAGGGTATCGTCAGGCAGTACGGGGTGTTGACTTTGCTATTCGGAAAGGTTTCTGGGCCAATCGGGCCAGTCTTACCTTCAGCGTCAATGACATGTTCAATTCGCGCCGATTTATCAGTATTTACGACCAACCGGGTGCCTATCAGGTGTCGATGAATCGCCGGGAAGTACGATTTTACAAACTGTCTCTCCAGTTGCCGCTTGGCAGTGATACCGCCAAACGAAATCAGCGTAAAATGGACCGCCCCGACGTAGATTTCAGCAACTAAGCGAAGCCTGGTGCCATCAGATTATTTCTCGTTATTTCATGTTCATAATTCGTTCTGCTTCCTTTTTCAGGTCGGCAGCAAATTGGTTGAAAGACTGGTCGAATGGGGGAATCATTTTGGCAAACAGAGGAAACAACGGGCCGCCAATTTTTTCAGTCATCGAAAACCGCGTAGAGCCTTTTCCGCTACTGGTTAGTGCATAAATACGGTTGCCCATTGAGTCTCCCCAGACGAGTTTTTTTTCCGGATCAACTTGTTTTATCTGTAAGGTAAAAACTCGCTTGGGATCGAGGGTTGAGGTAAGTTTAATTTTTTCGTTTGGGCTAATCGTGCCTTCTATTGACACGATGGTCGAATTCCATCGGGGATAATCAGACGCCGTGGTCAATAGTGCCCAGATGATGGATGGATCGGCATCAATTGTAATGCTCACGGATGTTTCGCGGCTGAATAGTTTTTTTACCGTGTTGGCTTTACCGTCTTGAGTGAGATATGGAGTGTTTGCCATTATCGTTAGTTTGTCTGCTTAGTTTACCGTTTGACGGTTGGGCAGAACGAAACGATAGGTTAACTGGCATTTTTCTCCAGATAGTTTTCAATAACCTGCCTATTGTGCTCTAAATGATGAAGTTGTAATTCGGCCGCGTTCGATTCAAAGGGGTCTATACCCTGTATCACCTTCATTCGAAGATCAAAAAGGTGTTCTCTATCGGCAGTAGCCGCTTTTCTGACCAGATCAATTTTAACCGCTTCTTCCTGAAATTTCTGTTTTGGGTTGAATAATCCATTCAATTCCGAGCATTGATGGCAAACACCCTGTTTGTTAATTAGGGCGCATCTACCTTCAAAAACATGAATCATTTTTGCCCGGCCCGTATGCAAATAATACTTCACCATGGCTTCGGTGCTATCAAGAATCTGCGCGATTTCGTTGATCCTGAAATCATACACTTCTTTCAGCAAAAGGCTGAGCTGTTGTTCCAGAGGTAATGATTTGGCAATACAGGTAAAACAAAACGCAATATGTTCTCTTATTTCGAATTGCCCCTGAAGTGAAGTGGCCTGAATGTGCATCGCCTGCTGAAAGAACGTCGGATTAGCTAAAGCGGCTTTTTTCGCAATGTCGGTCACGTTATCCACCCAGCGTTTTCTGGCTCTGAGATTATCTTGGGCCAAATTTGATGCGATGGCAAACAGCCAGGTTTTCAGCGACGATTGCCCCCTGAAGGACTCCAGTTTTTCAGTAGCTTTAATAAAGGTGTCATGGACAATATCCTCTGCGTCTGCTACGCTTGCCGTTATTCGCAGGATATAGGACTTCAGTTGTCCTTTTGATCGCTCAAATTCATCTACCAGTTCCTCTGACATGGGTCGAATCAATTACAGGAATACAGGCAATTTAGGTCGTTTTCCGTAATTGATTCGACCCATGTCAGAAGAACTTGTTCATAAACTTTTCAGATACGCCAGACTTTTGGGCACTTGCTGCTCGGCGGCTTTACTTTCGTCCTCAATGTACAGGTGCTCTATCGACGACTTGTTCACGGCTTTGAGAACAGAAGGCCAGTCAATTTGACCCGTTCCCAATACAACACATTCCTCATTGGCCATGCTCCCCTTATCATTACGGGCAACTCCTTTTTGCACGTCTTTCAGGTGAATGAGCCGGAACCGTTTAGGGTATTTCATCAGAAGTGCAGCCGGGTCCTGACCGGGCAAGTACGTCCAGGTTACGTCCATTTCGTAGCCTACGTATTCGGGGTTCGTTTGCTTTACTAAATAATCAAACAGCGTACCATTTTCGTAGGGCTGAAACTCGAACCCGTGATTATGGTAACAGAACATAACACCCTGTTCGTGGGCCTGTTTGCCGAAACGGTTGAACACCTCGGCGGCCTGCTGCATCATTTCCAGCGTGGCTGCGCTCTTGTGTGGTATAGAACCGATACGGATGTATTTCACACCAAGTGCTTTTGCATTTTGCAGAATAGAGTCCGGTTTGTTGGCGATGGCATCGTAACTCACGCCGTAGCTGCTACATGTGAGCCCGCGCTGGTCGAGGAGGGCTCGCAGTTCAGGGGCGGTTTTACCGAACAGGCCCGAAAACTCAATGTCGGTGATGCCCCAGGCTTTCACTTTATCCAGTGTACCGGGCACATCTTTCGAAAAGCTTTCGCGCAGGGTATAGGAAACCATGCCGGGCATTTTCTTCACCAGTTTTCCAAAGGGCTGTGCCTGAGTGGCTGATGCGCCAGCCAGCCATAAACCTACAAGTAATGTTAAACGTATCATTTGGGATAAGTCAATGTAATTGAATCCGATTAATCAATACGGATAAGGCGTACGGATCAACATTTCTACTATATACATAAGCGTTAGCTATTCCTGCTTAAAGGCAAGCAGCCAAAACAAAATCATGACTGATTTGCCGAATAATAAAATACATAAACCGTTGACTCAAAAGATTTTACAGAAACCATCCAAATCTATAAGTTTGAACCAGGCTATCATTAAATGGACCGTCAATCAAATTTTTCATTACTTCTTTCCACAATCAGTTATGAATTACAAACTCCCTCTTTTATGCTCTCTGTTAACCGGTGCTCTGGTTATAAGCTGTCAGGACCACCGGATTCCGGCCCCTGAAACAGTTAAGGTTTCCACTTTTGCAACGGGATTGGCCTCACCTATCGGCCTCGAAACAGACGCTAGCGGGCGAGTCTGGGTAACCGAAGCAGGTACCGGCAAAAATGATGGGAAAGTCTCCGTTATTACACCAGACGGTAAAGTCTATCCTGTCATTACTGGTTTTGATTCAGAAGTATTTCAGGGGAGCGAACTGGATGGCTTAAATCACCTGCTGTTTGCAGATGGACTGTTGTATGTGCTAGGGTCTAAAAGTCGATTATATAGCGTCAACATAGCTTCGTTCAAACCCGGTGACACCCCGCTTTCAGCAACGTCGCTTCCCGTTGAGGATGTGAGTAAGTTTATTATCGACTTTCCATTTCCAGCTGATCAGGATACCGGTGAGTCTCATTTGTACAACATGACCGTTGGGCCAAACGGGGACCTTTTCTTTAGCGATGCGGCTGCCAACGCCATTATCCGCCGAACAAAAGCAGGTGTGTGGAGTGTGTTTGCCAATATACCCCGGCTCAAGAACCCAACGCCCGTTGGCCCGCCCTTTATTGACTCAGTGCCCACGGGTATTGTTTTCGACGGCAAGAATTTGCTGGTTACCACACTGGTTGGCTTTCCATTCCCTAAGGGAGCATCTATCGTTTACCAGGTAGACCAGTCAGCAGCAATCTCTGTTTTCAAACAGGGTTTTACCAGTTTAGTCGATCTAAATCTGGACACAGATCTGGGGCTGTTACTGATTCAGCATGGCGTATTTGGCCAGCAAGGTTTTGGGGCTAAAACAGGTCAGGTGATTCAGGTAACGGCTAGCGGTAGCTCGGTTCTGGTCGATGGGTTAAATCTGCCAACAGACCTTCGGCAAATTGACGCACATACGGCTTACGTATCCAGTCTGGGCGATGGGTCTGTGTTAAAAGTGACGTATTAACATAAAGTTGTCCGTGTTGCGCTGCTCTACAATGCGGTCATAACCTTTCTTACTTAAACCAAACCAATACAAATGAAAACGCTACATTGTAGAGATGCCGGATTTGATTGCGAGGCCGTTGTTCGGGCCGATACAGAAGAGGAAGTGCTGGCCCAGGCTGCCGAACACGCCCAACATGTTCATGGTGTAACGGTAACGCCCGAACTAGCCATAGGCATGAAGAGCCTGATCCACGATGAAGCATAAGTAGATGAATGTATGGTGTTTCACGCCAACTCCCGAAGTAAGAGATTGTCGTGAAACACTACACTACTCAACCAATTAACAACCCTACGGCTTTGCATGGCGCATTTCCAGCCCCACCGACATGCGGGGCTTGAAACCGGTCCACGTTCCGGCAGCGTCTGTTTCGGGTACGTCCAGGTATTTGGCGTACTCCATCTTCTTGAGGTGAATACCCAGAAAAGCCGTAACGAAGTGCTGGTTGATGTTATTGATCCGGCGCTCGTTCCAGGCGGGTTCAGCGTAATGCATGTATTCATCGACAGACACACCGGGTTGTAATGAAGCGGCTGGTGGTGGATTTGGCGCTACGTTGTGCCGGGCGTTCACATAGGTCAGCATATAGCGGTCGGCGTTGACGGCTCCGTCATAAATGGCTTTGATGCCTTTTTCGTAGCCCGACACGTCGTCTTTGCTACCCGCCACAAACAGCGTTGGCAAGGTCAGACCCGCCAGTCCTTTGGCATCCCACATACCCCGTTCCATACCCCAGGGCGCAAAAGCAACGACCGCTTTAATACGGGGATCAAGTGTGGCTTTGTAGGCGGGCGAATCCATCGAACGAACGTCGAGGGCAGTACTGCCCTGCGCCAATTGACCAAACGCCTTAACGGCCTGCGGGCTATACCCCGCCCCTGTGGCATTCAGTGCGCCATAGCCACCCATCGAGTAACCAATAAGGGCTGCATTCTCAGCGTTGAGCAACCCCGACAGGAATGATTTACTCCCTTTAGCACTTAGCCCGGCCATTTCGTTTAGTACAAACAGGTCATCGAGAGCCCGGTTCAGGAGCGTACTGGGAAATCCGGCCGCATCGCTGTAGGTCGACTCCATATGGTCGATGGCCACGACAACGTAGCCTTTCGACGCCAGATTTTCGGTCAGGTAAGTTAGCAGCAGACGAGAACCGAGATACCCGTGCGACACAATAACCAATGGATAAGCACCCGCACTGGCATCCGGCTCGGCATCACGACTGGCCCGGCCTGCGAAGGTGAATGGAACCAGGGGGCGTTTAGGGTCGTTGGCGCGGCCAAGCACAGATTCGTACGTTACGCTAGACGCTTTATCGGCAGGAATATTGGCCGGATACCAGACTTCAAGGGTTAGCTGACGGTCGTACAAAGGGTGCTTTCCATCTTTCATATGCAGCACATCGACCTGATCCTTGTGGACTACTTTGAGCGTTCGTACGCCAACGCCATAGGTACCGCGCGGGGATAGATCGGGTGAATTAGGCATAAGATCGCCATTGACGAACGTATCATTGAGCGTTTGGGCGATAGTCTGCCAGGACGTTCCCAGCGTGAGAACCAGAAGAATCAGGTAACGAACAGAGGTTGATTTCACAGAATTTGAGGAATAGGAATGTTGGCTGTAAAGCTATCGTAAACTTTCTAAAGTCAGCAGACAGCTATGTATTTTTTACAATTATGTAATTCATTATCCCCTACCTTTGCCCCACAACTTTAGGGGTGTCAGTGCCAAACCGGACTGACTGAGAGGATACCCTCATTACCTGATGCAGCTTGTACTGCCGTAGGAAAAAGTTAACGAGACGCGCTCTGCTCTCCTAAAGTTGCTGTCCAATAAACTTAGTAGCAGCAACATGAACCCATCTCCGCAATCCATCTGGACCGACATTGAGCGTATTCGCGCTCAGGCACCGCTTGTCCATAACATCACCAACTTCGTGGTCATGAACAACACGGCCAACGCACTGCTGGCCTTGGGGGCATCGCCCGCTATGGTTCATGCCCCCGACGAGGTCGAAGATTTTGTTTCGATTTCGTCT contains:
- a CDS encoding outer membrane beta-barrel family protein, yielding MKSVIYPSFLLFLLLLAQSTSAQQVVPSNTNRLTGKILDVGTNKALSFASVAVFEQRNGKDSLLTGSQANGEGVFVVSNLPSGSLTMRVTFVGYQTLEQTIRINQAQTDVGTLALKPDASMLKEVNVTGEKSAISMTMEKRTFNVAKNLTTIGGTAENVLKNVPSITLDESGNPSLRNMATTIYVNGKPTQLTLSQIPANQIESVEVISNPSARYDASTSGGIVNLVLKKNRLPGYNGLVSAGIGNNSRFDGTVNIDWRKGKWNLTSFYSINATRNPITGYVNRTNRKADGSPLNYFTQTTSISLNNTFQSGRIAADYALNNRNTLSLAGTVVGGAFNTVSAQPYTYLDLNQTVTSSGNRTTVPQNAFTNMGLEFDWKHQFARKGRELSLVTSYSRNHFSNAADWLTTALDAGGNSQSGFPERDKITGRTNGNQIIAQLDYTHPLGDSAKLEMGLRSYTFVRDQQYFFNKLNNDTQAYQLLPSYSQDARIAETVNAIYALYTRQFRRNISLQAGLRLEQSSLHGTSRLDTTTFGYNYPSANGQNLFQSLFPSFALSKKLNETDEIGINLSRKVGRPNFRQLFIGIQSNDRQNITIGNPALRPEFVNTAEVNYNKSFGSVSWLATAYYIYEDHTIKPFTQPSSTDSSVLVTTFVNVKADIRYGFDNTLKFNIGPNLSAVANINVFNVILQSVNLQNQLVSYNAKLNLTYRLPANISAQLTGTNDGKAPSLQGYRQAVRGVDFAIRKGFWANRASLTFSVNDMFNSRRFISIYDQPGAYQVSMNRREVRFYKLSLQLPLGSDTAKRNQRKMDRPDVDFSN
- a CDS encoding SRPBCC domain-containing protein, which codes for MANTPYLTQDGKANTVKKLFSRETSVSITIDADPSIIWALLTTASDYPRWNSTIVSIEGTISPNEKIKLTSTLDPKRVFTLQIKQVDPEKKLVWGDSMGNRIYALTSSGKGSTRFSMTEKIGGPLFPLFAKMIPPFDQSFNQFAADLKKEAERIMNMK
- a CDS encoding RNA polymerase sigma factor, whose product is MSEELVDEFERSKGQLKSYILRITASVADAEDIVHDTFIKATEKLESFRGQSSLKTWLFAIASNLAQDNLRARKRWVDNVTDIAKKAALANPTFFQQAMHIQATSLQGQFEIREHIAFCFTCIAKSLPLEQQLSLLLKEVYDFRINEIAQILDSTEAMVKYYLHTGRAKMIHVFEGRCALINKQGVCHQCSELNGLFNPKQKFQEEAVKIDLVRKAATADREHLFDLRMKVIQGIDPFESNAAELQLHHLEHNRQVIENYLEKNAS
- a CDS encoding sugar phosphate isomerase/epimerase family protein; this translates as MIRLTLLVGLWLAGASATQAQPFGKLVKKMPGMVSYTLRESFSKDVPGTLDKVKAWGITDIEFSGLFGKTAPELRALLDQRGLTCSSYGVSYDAIANKPDSILQNAKALGVKYIRIGSIPHKSAATLEMMQQAAEVFNRFGKQAHEQGVMFCYHNHGFEFQPYENGTLFDYLVKQTNPEYVGYEMDVTWTYLPGQDPAALLMKYPKRFRLIHLKDVQKGVARNDKGSMANEECVVLGTGQIDWPSVLKAVNKSSIEHLYIEDESKAAEQQVPKSLAYLKSL
- a CDS encoding ScyD/ScyE family protein; amino-acid sequence: MNYKLPLLCSLLTGALVISCQDHRIPAPETVKVSTFATGLASPIGLETDASGRVWVTEAGTGKNDGKVSVITPDGKVYPVITGFDSEVFQGSELDGLNHLLFADGLLYVLGSKSRLYSVNIASFKPGDTPLSATSLPVEDVSKFIIDFPFPADQDTGESHLYNMTVGPNGDLFFSDAAANAIIRRTKAGVWSVFANIPRLKNPTPVGPPFIDSVPTGIVFDGKNLLVTTLVGFPFPKGASIVYQVDQSAAISVFKQGFTSLVDLNLDTDLGLLLIQHGVFGQQGFGAKTGQVIQVTASGSSVLVDGLNLPTDLRQIDAHTAYVSSLGDGSVLKVTY
- a CDS encoding DUF1059 domain-containing protein translates to MKTLHCRDAGFDCEAVVRADTEEEVLAQAAEHAQHVHGVTVTPELAIGMKSLIHDEA
- a CDS encoding alpha/beta hydrolase family protein; this encodes MKSTSVRYLILLVLTLGTSWQTIAQTLNDTFVNGDLMPNSPDLSPRGTYGVGVRTLKVVHKDQVDVLHMKDGKHPLYDRQLTLEVWYPANIPADKASSVTYESVLGRANDPKRPLVPFTFAGRASRDAEPDASAGAYPLVIVSHGYLGSRLLLTYLTENLASKGYVVVAIDHMESTYSDAAGFPSTLLNRALDDLFVLNEMAGLSAKGSKSFLSGLLNAENAALIGYSMGGYGALNATGAGYSPQAVKAFGQLAQGSTALDVRSMDSPAYKATLDPRIKAVVAFAPWGMERGMWDAKGLAGLTLPTLFVAGSKDDVSGYEKGIKAIYDGAVNADRYMLTYVNARHNVAPNPPPAASLQPGVSVDEYMHYAEPAWNERRINNINQHFVTAFLGIHLKKMEYAKYLDVPETDAAGTWTGFKPRMSVGLEMRHAKP